DNA sequence from the Pseudodesulfovibrio sp. S3 genome:
AAGAAGAAATCACTTCCATGGTGCAAAAACTTTCTGCCGGAATCAAGGCAATTGCTGAAGGCGACGTCCCGGAAACCGGTGTTCAAGCCACGGTTGATCCGCAAAAAGCTATCCGTGAAAAGACCATATTATGCTGCATTTGCGGAAAATCCTTTAAGGTCATCACTAAAAAGCATCTTGCCACTCACGGCCTGACCCCTGAAGAATACAGAGAGAAGTGCGGGTACAAGAAAAAACTCCCGCTCGTCTGTAAGTCTCTTCAGCGTGAACGCCGAAAAAAGATGAAGGAAATGCAGCTCTGGACCAAACGCGGCAAAAAAGAATAATATCACGAAACATAAAAATGCCCAGTTACTACTGGGCATTTTCATTTGCTGAGTATTTTTTCCAGCATGAAATCCAATGTCCTTTCAATGCGCCTCCACCCCTCTTCCGACTGCAGATCGACACCTCCCAAAGAACCATGAATCCGGGATCTTACGGCAAGGAAATTCACAGCTCCAGCCATGACAAGAACAAGGGCCGTCATATCCACCCCTTCAGGCGGATCTTCCTGCATCAACTCGAAAAATTCCAACGCTGTCTTTGCTCGCACATCTTCCAAAACTTTTGTGAGATCGTTTCGCTCAATAGCTTCCCAGGCTAGGATCTCCAATGTATGCGGTCGGCGCAGAATTGCTCTCAGGTATTGTTTAAAGAAATGAGACATCACCTCAGAAGGCGGCATTTCGTGTATACTTTCCAAATCGTCGCCAAGCAATTCATCCACAGTAGGCCAGAAATCGACTGTTTGACCGTATGCAGCCACAAGCCCAGGCAACCCGTAAAAATACCGATAGATAAGTTTCTTATCGACACCAGCAGCCCTGGCCACCACGTTGACACCCAACTGCTGAAAGCCAACTTCTGCAATAACTTTCCCCACAGTCTTTATAAGCTTATCCTTGGTTAATTCCTTATTCCGGATGGGTATGACCTTGGAAACAGTCTTAAGATGTGCCACAGCCCCTCCTTCGTTATGATTCAATTTAAAGTATCTCAGACTGATTCAATCGTCGCAAGGCATTTGCACATAGCCTAACAACGCTAA
Encoded proteins:
- a CDS encoding MucR family transcriptional regulator, which codes for MEDYLQEALEIVKAQASVRTMTEEEITSMVQKLSAGIKAIAEGDVPETGVQATVDPQKAIREKTILCCICGKSFKVITKKHLATHGLTPEEYREKCGYKKKLPLVCKSLQRERRKKMKEMQLWTKRGKKE
- a CDS encoding TetR/AcrR family transcriptional regulator gives rise to the protein MAHLKTVSKVIPIRNKELTKDKLIKTVGKVIAEVGFQQLGVNVVARAAGVDKKLIYRYFYGLPGLVAAYGQTVDFWPTVDELLGDDLESIHEMPPSEVMSHFFKQYLRAILRRPHTLEILAWEAIERNDLTKVLEDVRAKTALEFFELMQEDPPEGVDMTALVLVMAGAVNFLAVRSRIHGSLGGVDLQSEEGWRRIERTLDFMLEKILSK